Proteins co-encoded in one Sulfurovum xiamenensis genomic window:
- the rpoB gene encoding DNA-directed RNA polymerase subunit beta, which produces MLNSLHSGNRLRVDFSKTPREIEIPNLLQLQQKSYENFLMLGEKDRKNSTLEKVFRSSFPIHDQQNRLTLTYKNSEIVKPKYTVRECMERGLTYSVSLKMNIALTIWNRDEKTGEKLDPKEIKEQAVFVRDIPLMTDRTSFVVNGVERVIVNQLHRSPGVIFKEEEGTTAGSGMLYSAQIIPDRGSWLYFEYDSKDILYARINKRRKIPVTILFRALDYSKDDIVKLFYATKEIHIKDNRFLVRFDANDFGGRAEYDVKDMDGNTVVNAGKRLTKKKAEKLIEDGLEWIEYPLEVLMERHLAKPIIDQESGEVLYDVVTPLDESKLKKMIEEGIDTIEIINDLAEGADMSIINAFIADNESLRLLKQTEQIDDENVLSAIRIYKVMRPGEPVTPDAAKAFLQQLFFDPERYDLTKVGRMKMNHKLGLDIPEYATVLTAEDLIHTVKYLIKVKNGQGHIDDRDHLGNRRIRAIGELLGNELHSGLVKMQKAIKDKMTTVSGTLDELMPHDLVNSKMITNTILEFFSSGQLSQFMDQTNPLSEVTHKRRLSALGEGGLVKERAGFEVRDVHPTHYGRICPIETPEGQNIGLINTLATYSKVNEHGFIEAPYKVVKDCQVTDEIVYITATQEEDKCIAPASTVVDENGRIVEDLIETRLNGNIELNEAKRVDLIDISPLMISGSAAALIPFLEHDDANRALMGSNMQRQAVPLLKTEAPVVGTGMEAIVSRDAWECVKAERAGTVEKVDAKNIYIMGEDESGVFIDHYPLEKNMRTNQNTTFTQTPIVKLGDKIEAKQVIADGANMDQGELAIGKNIRVAFMPWYGYNYEDAIIISEKLIREDTFTSVHTYEKEVEARELKHGTEEITRDIPNIREDELLHLDESGIVQIGTYVKPGMILVGKVSPKGEIKPTPEERLLRAIFGEKAGHVVNKSLYCPASMEGVVVDIKVFTKKGYEKDARAIQAYEEEKAILDSDHHDQLLMIDREEILRIANYLSGQELVKAVTIGETEYAAGSKIDEETIKGVNRFALRGVVQSFTEDVQNEYESLKNYFLKQKKRLKTEHEEKLSVLEKDDILPSGVTKLVKIYIATKRKLKVGDKMAGRHGNKGIVSNIVPEIDMPYQEDGRPVEIILNPLGVPSRMNIGQILEVHLGLVGKNLGEQIEEMFKDQKETFIKDLRAKMSEIADVAKLMNAKALLESMSDEELIKYGRDWSRGVKFAAPVFEGANQAEFDKLFEMAKMDSDGKMVLFDGKTGEQMIERVNVGYMYMLKLHHLVDEKVHARSTGPYSLVTQQPVGGKALFGGQRFGEMEVWALEAYGASHTLKEMLTIKSDDVEGRARAYRAITKGEAVPESGVPETMFVLTKELQALGLDTELYESKKEVEGENE; this is translated from the coding sequence ATGTTAAATTCTTTACATTCTGGTAACAGACTCCGTGTTGACTTTTCCAAAACACCAAGAGAAATTGAAATCCCAAATTTGCTCCAACTTCAACAAAAAAGTTATGAAAACTTTTTAATGCTAGGTGAAAAAGACAGAAAAAACTCTACATTAGAGAAAGTTTTCAGATCTTCTTTCCCTATCCATGACCAACAAAACAGACTGACACTTACGTATAAAAACTCTGAAATTGTTAAACCAAAATATACCGTTAGAGAGTGTATGGAGAGAGGGTTGACCTACTCTGTATCACTAAAGATGAATATTGCACTAACGATCTGGAACAGAGATGAAAAAACAGGGGAAAAACTTGATCCAAAAGAGATCAAAGAACAAGCTGTTTTCGTACGTGATATTCCATTGATGACAGACAGAACTTCATTTGTTGTCAATGGTGTTGAAAGAGTAATCGTCAATCAACTTCACAGATCTCCGGGTGTTATCTTCAAAGAAGAAGAGGGAACGACTGCAGGAAGCGGTATGCTTTACTCTGCACAGATCATCCCAGATCGTGGTTCATGGTTGTATTTTGAATATGATTCCAAAGATATCCTCTATGCACGTATCAACAAAAGAAGAAAGATCCCTGTGACGATTCTTTTCAGAGCATTGGATTACTCTAAAGATGATATTGTAAAACTCTTCTACGCAACAAAAGAGATCCATATCAAAGACAACAGATTCCTCGTAAGATTTGATGCGAATGATTTTGGCGGTAGAGCAGAGTATGATGTCAAAGACATGGATGGTAATACGGTTGTCAATGCTGGGAAAAGACTGACAAAGAAAAAAGCAGAGAAACTGATCGAAGATGGTTTGGAGTGGATCGAATATCCGCTTGAAGTATTGATGGAAAGACACTTGGCTAAGCCTATCATTGATCAGGAGAGCGGTGAAGTACTCTATGATGTCGTGACACCTTTGGATGAGAGCAAACTTAAAAAGATGATCGAAGAGGGTATTGATACGATCGAGATCATCAATGACCTTGCTGAAGGTGCGGATATGTCGATCATTAATGCATTTATCGCAGATAACGAAAGTTTAAGACTTTTAAAGCAAACAGAACAGATCGATGATGAAAATGTACTTTCAGCGATCCGTATCTACAAAGTGATGAGACCGGGTGAACCAGTCACACCTGACGCGGCTAAGGCATTCTTACAGCAACTCTTCTTTGATCCGGAAAGATATGACCTGACTAAAGTCGGTCGTATGAAAATGAACCACAAGTTGGGTCTGGATATTCCTGAGTATGCTACAGTACTGACTGCAGAAGATCTTATCCATACGGTGAAATATCTTATTAAAGTAAAGAATGGTCAAGGTCATATCGATGATAGAGACCACTTAGGTAACAGAAGAATCAGAGCGATCGGTGAGCTTCTTGGTAATGAGCTTCACAGTGGTCTTGTGAAGATGCAAAAAGCGATCAAAGACAAGATGACAACAGTATCTGGAACACTCGATGAGTTGATGCCACATGATCTGGTAAACTCTAAAATGATCACCAATACGATCTTGGAGTTCTTCTCATCAGGGCAGCTTTCACAGTTTATGGATCAGACGAACCCACTTTCAGAAGTAACACACAAAAGAAGACTTTCAGCATTGGGTGAGGGTGGTCTTGTTAAAGAGAGAGCCGGATTTGAAGTAAGGGATGTACACCCTACACATTATGGACGTATCTGTCCAATTGAGACTCCGGAAGGTCAGAACATTGGTCTTATCAATACTTTGGCGACCTACTCGAAAGTAAATGAACATGGATTCATTGAAGCACCCTATAAAGTGGTGAAAGATTGCCAAGTGACAGATGAAATTGTCTACATTACTGCCACACAGGAAGAGGACAAATGTATCGCGCCTGCGTCAACTGTTGTTGATGAGAACGGACGTATCGTTGAAGATCTTATCGAGACCAGACTGAACGGGAATATCGAACTTAATGAGGCAAAAAGAGTTGATCTTATCGATATCTCTCCATTGATGATCTCTGGTTCTGCAGCGGCATTGATTCCATTCTTGGAGCACGATGATGCGAACCGTGCACTGATGGGATCGAACATGCAACGTCAGGCGGTACCTCTTCTTAAAACAGAGGCACCAGTGGTCGGTACAGGTATGGAAGCGATCGTGAGTCGTGATGCATGGGAATGTGTGAAGGCAGAAAGAGCCGGTACGGTTGAAAAAGTAGATGCGAAGAACATCTATATCATGGGCGAAGATGAGAGTGGTGTATTCATAGACCACTATCCGCTTGAAAAGAACATGAGAACCAACCAGAACACGACGTTCACGCAAACACCTATTGTAAAACTCGGTGACAAGATCGAAGCGAAACAGGTCATCGCCGATGGTGCGAATATGGATCAGGGAGAACTTGCGATCGGTAAGAATATCCGTGTTGCATTTATGCCTTGGTATGGATATAACTATGAGGATGCGATTATTATTTCTGAAAAACTGATCCGTGAAGATACATTTACGTCAGTGCATACCTATGAAAAAGAAGTGGAAGCAAGAGAACTTAAACATGGTACGGAAGAGATCACGCGTGATATCCCGAATATCCGCGAAGATGAGTTGCTTCACTTGGATGAGAGTGGTATCGTTCAGATCGGTACCTATGTAAAACCTGGTATGATCCTGGTAGGTAAAGTCAGTCCTAAAGGTGAGATCAAACCAACACCAGAAGAGAGACTCTTAAGAGCGATCTTTGGTGAAAAAGCAGGACATGTGGTCAATAAATCGCTCTACTGTCCAGCATCCATGGAAGGTGTGGTTGTCGATATCAAAGTCTTTACGAAAAAAGGGTATGAAAAAGACGCACGTGCGATCCAGGCCTATGAAGAAGAGAAAGCGATCCTGGACAGTGACCATCATGATCAACTTCTTATGATAGATAGAGAAGAGATCTTGCGTATTGCAAACTACCTTTCAGGACAAGAATTGGTGAAAGCTGTAACGATCGGTGAAACGGAGTATGCAGCAGGTTCTAAGATCGATGAAGAGACGATCAAGGGTGTAAACAGATTTGCACTAAGAGGCGTAGTTCAGTCTTTCACAGAAGATGTACAGAATGAATATGAGTCACTAAAAAATTACTTCTTGAAACAAAAGAAGAGACTGAAGACAGAGCATGAAGAGAAATTGAGCGTACTTGAAAAAGATGATATTCTCCCTTCAGGTGTCACGAAGCTTGTAAAGATCTATATCGCTACCAAGAGAAAGCTCAAAGTAGGTGATAAAATGGCAGGACGTCACGGAAATAAAGGTATCGTTTCTAATATCGTACCAGAGATCGATATGCCATACCAGGAAGATGGAAGACCGGTAGAAATTATTTTGAACCCACTAGGGGTACCTTCTCGTATGAATATCGGGCAGATCCTTGAAGTACACTTGGGATTGGTTGGTAAAAACCTTGGAGAGCAGATCGAAGAGATGTTTAAGGATCAAAAAGAGACGTTCATTAAAGATCTCAGAGCGAAGATGAGTGAAATTGCAGATGTAGCAAAATTGATGAATGCAAAAGCACTGTTAGAGAGTATGAGCGATGAAGAGTTGATCAAATACGGTAGAGACTGGTCTAGAGGTGTAAAATTTGCTGCACCAGTATTTGAAGGAGCAAATCAAGCTGAATTCGACAAACTTTTCGAAATGGCTAAGATGGACAGTGATGGTAAAATGGTTCTGTTTGACGGGAAAACCGGTGAGCAGATGATAGAGAGAGTCAATGTGGGTTATATGTATATGCTTAAACTTCACCACCTGGTTGATGAAAAAGTGCATGCACGTTCAACTGGACCTTACTCACTTGTAACACAACAGCCAGTGGGTGGTAAAGCACTCTTCGGTGGACAAAGATTCGGTGAGATGGAAGTATGGGCACTTGAAGCCTATGGTGCATCACATACACTTAAAGAGATGCTGACCATCAAATCAGATGATGTTGAAGGTAGAGCAAGAGCATACAGAGCGATCACCAAAGGTGAAGCTGTTCCTGAATCAGGTGTACCTGAAACTATGTTCGTATTGACAAAAGAGCTTCAAGCATTAGGTCTTGATACAGAATTATATGAGAGTAAAAAAGAAGTGGAGGGTGAAAATGAGTAA
- the rpsL gene encoding 30S ribosomal protein S12, which yields MPTINQLIRKERKKQVKKSKSPALVKCPQRRGVCTRVYTTTPKKPNSALRKVAKVRLTSGFEVISYIGGEGHNLQEHSIVLVRGGRIKDLPGVKYHIVRGALDASGVTGRTVARSKYGTKRPK from the coding sequence TTGCCTACAATTAATCAATTGATTCGTAAAGAACGTAAAAAGCAAGTGAAAAAATCAAAATCACCTGCACTCGTAAAATGTCCTCAGAGAAGAGGCGTATGTACAAGAGTATATACTACAACACCAAAGAAACCTAACTCGGCGCTTAGAAAAGTTGCTAAAGTAAGATTGACAAGTGGTTTTGAAGTAATCTCATACATTGGTGGTGAGGGTCACAACCTTCAGGAGCACTCTATCGTACTTGTAAGAGGCGGAAGAATTAAAGATTTACCTGGTGTTAAGTATCACATTGTTCGTGGTGCACTCGATGCTTCAGGTGTAACTGGAAGAACAGTTGCAAGATCTAAATACGGTACTAAAAGACCTAAGTAA
- the rpoC gene encoding DNA-directed RNA polymerase subunit beta' — translation MRVKKKWRVKMSKFLENLTPIDLNSEERPNDVAALQLRVASPEKVLSWSYGEVKKPETINYRTLKPERDGLFCAKIFGPIRDYECLCGKYKKMRYKGVVCEKCGVEVTTSKVRRNRMGHIDLIAPVAHIWYVSSLPSRIGTLLGVKMKDLERVLYYEAYIVKTPGEASYDSEGLTPLAKYDVLNEEQYQQITQRFGGTDLDARMGGEIIQELLAELDLVDMFNQLKLDIEATKSEAKRKTIVKRLKVIEAFLHSGNRPEWMMLTQLPVLPPDLRPLVSLDGGKFAVSDVNDLYRRVINRNQRLKRLVELDAPEIIVRNEKRMLQEAVDALFDNGRRGNAVKGANKRPLKSLSEVIKGKQGRFRQNLLGKRVDFSGRSVIVVGPDLRMDQCGLPKKMAIELFKPHLMAKLEEKGYATTLKQAKKMIEKQENEVWECLEEVVDNYPILLNRAPTLHKLSIQAFHPRLIEGKAIQLHPLVCSAFNADFDGDQMAVHVPLSDEAIAEAKVLMLASMNILLPASGKAIAVPSQDMILGLYYLTLEKNDVKGEHKLFANVEEVEIAFEQQSLDLNARIRTVVDGHITKSTAGRLILKSIIPDYVPEKYWNKVLKKKDIGALVDYIYKIGGVSEAAGFLDNLKDMGFKYATKVGVSISVDDIKIPEMKAENVLSAKEEVKEIQRQYGAGLLTDQERYNKIIDIWTDANNGIAEGLMSLIREDKDGFNSVHMMADSGARGSAAQIRQLSGMRGLMAKSDGSIIETPITSNFREGLNVLEYFISTHGARKGLADTALKTANAGYLTRKLIDVAQNVKISMTDCGTHEGVEVSDIVVGNEMIEPLADRIYGRVLAEDVIDPITSEVLVSEGTMIDEETAGRVQDAGVRSVVMRAPSSCKAPKGICAKCYGLNMADNKIVKRGEAVGVIAAQSIGEPGTQLTLRTFHTGGTATAGKEDRQVIASKEGFIRYYNLNVYRNREGNLIVANRRNAGVLLVEPKIKATVDGTISLIVTHDEYVISVNAGSADEIKYNLRKSDVAKSNELAGVAGKVEGKLFLPLQDGDKVKEGDSIVEVINEGWSVPSRVPFASELKVEDGAPVTQNVVSESKGTVKFFLLKGDYLEAHTGITEGTKVVEKGLFAVVVDENNREAARHYISRGSVVKVDNDAMVQRGDLLSAPETASQVVIAEWDPYSEPIIAEQQGKLKFEDIIPGVTVVEQFDEVTGDTRLELNEYIPAAYKPAIVLATESGELIRYQLDAKTILFVKDGDEVSIADILAKTPKAAIKSKDITGGLPRVSELFEARRPKDIALIAQIDGVVSFGKPLRGKERLIITGDNNQVTEQFVDKNKVALVHAGEYVHAGEKLTDGTISSHDILAALGEKALYEYIVSEVQMVYRRQGVNISDKHIEIVTSQMMRQVKVVESGDSKFIAGDIVSRRKFQEENERVIALSGEPAIAEPMLVGITRSAVGADSIISAASFQDTTKVLTSASIAGTVDTLEDLKENVVIGRLIPVGTGMIDKDSIKFTAAE, via the coding sequence ATGAGAGTAAAAAAGAAGTGGAGGGTGAAAATGAGTAAGTTTTTAGAGAATTTAACACCAATAGATCTTAACAGCGAAGAGAGACCGAATGATGTCGCAGCACTACAGCTTAGAGTTGCAAGTCCGGAGAAAGTACTCTCATGGAGTTACGGTGAAGTAAAAAAACCAGAGACGATCAACTATAGAACCCTCAAACCAGAAAGAGATGGTCTTTTCTGTGCGAAGATCTTTGGACCTATCAGAGACTATGAGTGTCTTTGCGGTAAATACAAAAAGATGCGTTATAAAGGTGTCGTATGTGAAAAATGTGGGGTTGAAGTCACCACTTCTAAAGTAAGAAGAAACCGTATGGGGCACATTGATCTTATCGCGCCTGTGGCACATATCTGGTATGTCTCTTCACTTCCATCACGTATCGGTACACTTTTGGGTGTAAAGATGAAAGACCTTGAGAGAGTACTTTATTATGAAGCATATATCGTTAAAACACCGGGTGAAGCATCTTATGACAGTGAAGGTTTAACGCCACTGGCAAAATATGATGTATTGAATGAAGAGCAGTATCAACAGATCACTCAACGTTTTGGCGGCACAGACCTTGATGCAAGAATGGGTGGAGAGATCATTCAGGAACTGCTTGCAGAACTTGACCTTGTGGATATGTTCAATCAGTTGAAACTTGATATAGAAGCGACAAAATCTGAAGCAAAAAGAAAGACGATCGTTAAACGTCTGAAGGTGATCGAAGCATTCCTTCACTCAGGTAACAGACCAGAGTGGATGATGTTGACACAACTGCCCGTACTTCCACCGGATCTAAGACCTCTTGTAAGTCTTGATGGCGGTAAATTCGCTGTTTCTGATGTGAATGACCTTTATAGAAGAGTGATCAACAGAAACCAGAGACTTAAAAGATTGGTAGAACTTGATGCACCTGAAATTATCGTTAGAAATGAAAAGCGTATGCTTCAAGAAGCAGTCGATGCACTTTTTGATAACGGTAGAAGAGGAAATGCAGTTAAAGGTGCAAACAAAAGACCATTGAAGTCACTCTCTGAAGTGATCAAAGGTAAACAAGGTCGTTTTAGACAAAACCTTCTTGGTAAAAGGGTTGACTTCTCTGGTCGTTCGGTTATCGTTGTTGGTCCGGATCTACGTATGGACCAGTGTGGACTGCCTAAGAAAATGGCGATCGAACTCTTTAAGCCGCATTTGATGGCAAAGCTTGAAGAAAAAGGGTATGCAACGACACTGAAACAAGCCAAAAAGATGATCGAAAAGCAAGAGAATGAAGTATGGGAGTGTCTTGAAGAGGTAGTTGATAACTATCCTATCTTACTGAACCGTGCACCAACACTTCACAAATTGTCGATCCAAGCGTTCCACCCGAGACTGATCGAGGGTAAAGCGATCCAATTGCACCCGCTGGTATGTTCTGCGTTCAACGCCGACTTCGATGGGGACCAAATGGCCGTACACGTACCACTTTCTGATGAAGCGATCGCTGAGGCAAAAGTATTGATGCTTGCATCGATGAACATCTTGCTTCCGGCATCAGGTAAGGCGATCGCCGTACCTTCACAGGATATGATTTTGGGTCTGTATTACCTTACACTTGAAAAAAATGATGTCAAAGGTGAACATAAACTCTTTGCAAATGTAGAAGAAGTAGAAATTGCTTTTGAACAACAGTCACTGGATCTTAATGCACGTATCAGAACAGTGGTCGATGGACATATTACAAAATCAACTGCAGGTAGACTGATCTTGAAATCGATCATTCCTGATTATGTACCGGAAAAATACTGGAACAAAGTGTTGAAGAAAAAAGATATCGGTGCGTTGGTTGACTATATCTATAAAATAGGTGGTGTTTCTGAAGCTGCAGGTTTCCTTGATAATCTTAAGGATATGGGTTTCAAATATGCAACTAAAGTAGGTGTTTCTATCTCTGTGGATGATATCAAGATCCCTGAGATGAAAGCAGAGAACGTTCTTTCTGCCAAAGAAGAAGTAAAAGAGATCCAAAGACAGTATGGTGCGGGTCTTTTAACGGATCAAGAGCGGTATAACAAAATTATCGATATCTGGACGGATGCGAACAATGGTATTGCCGAGGGTCTTATGTCTCTTATTAGAGAAGACAAAGACGGGTTTAACTCGGTTCACATGATGGCAGACTCTGGGGCGAGAGGTTCCGCAGCACAGATCAGACAGCTTTCTGGTATGAGGGGTCTTATGGCGAAATCGGACGGGTCTATTATTGAAACACCTATTACGTCGAACTTCCGTGAAGGTCTGAATGTACTTGAGTACTTTATTTCAACGCACGGTGCGAGAAAAGGTCTTGCCGATACAGCACTTAAGACAGCGAATGCGGGTTACTTGACAAGAAAACTGATCGATGTGGCACAAAACGTGAAGATCTCTATGACAGATTGTGGTACACACGAAGGTGTAGAAGTATCAGATATCGTTGTGGGTAATGAAATGATCGAGCCATTGGCAGATCGTATCTACGGTAGAGTATTGGCTGAAGATGTGATTGATCCTATTACTTCTGAAGTATTGGTCAGTGAAGGTACGATGATAGATGAAGAGACTGCGGGAAGAGTACAAGATGCAGGTGTACGTTCAGTGGTGATGAGAGCACCATCATCATGTAAAGCACCAAAAGGTATCTGTGCAAAATGTTATGGTCTGAACATGGCGGATAACAAAATCGTGAAACGTGGAGAAGCGGTAGGGGTTATCGCCGCACAATCTATCGGTGAGCCAGGTACACAGCTTACACTCCGTACATTCCACACAGGTGGTACGGCAACAGCAGGTAAAGAAGATAGACAAGTCATCGCGAGCAAAGAAGGTTTCATCAGATACTACAACCTGAATGTATACCGTAACAGAGAGGGTAACCTGATCGTCGCAAACAGAAGAAATGCTGGGGTTCTTTTGGTTGAACCGAAGATCAAAGCAACGGTAGATGGTACGATCTCTCTTATTGTGACACATGACGAGTATGTGATCTCTGTCAATGCAGGCAGCGCAGATGAGATAAAGTATAATCTCAGAAAATCAGATGTCGCCAAGTCAAATGAACTTGCAGGTGTTGCAGGTAAAGTTGAAGGAAAACTTTTCTTACCGCTTCAAGATGGTGATAAGGTAAAAGAGGGTGACTCTATTGTTGAAGTGATCAATGAGGGTTGGTCTGTACCAAGCCGTGTGCCATTTGCTTCTGAACTTAAAGTGGAAGATGGTGCACCAGTGACACAAAATGTGGTTTCTGAGTCAAAAGGTACAGTGAAGTTCTTCTTACTTAAAGGGGATTACCTTGAAGCACATACAGGGATTACTGAAGGTACAAAAGTAGTAGAAAAAGGTCTCTTTGCTGTAGTTGTTGATGAAAACAACAGAGAAGCAGCAAGACATTATATCTCAAGAGGTTCTGTCGTAAAAGTGGACAATGATGCAATGGTACAAAGAGGTGATCTTCTTTCTGCACCAGAGACAGCTTCTCAGGTAGTGATCGCTGAGTGGGATCCATATTCAGAGCCTATTATTGCTGAACAGCAAGGGAAACTGAAGTTTGAAGATATCATCCCGGGTGTAACTGTGGTTGAACAGTTTGATGAAGTGACAGGTGATACAAGACTTGAGCTGAATGAGTATATCCCTGCTGCTTATAAACCAGCGATCGTGTTGGCAACTGAAAGCGGAGAGTTGATACGTTATCAATTGGATGCGAAGACGATCCTTTTTGTAAAAGATGGAGACGAAGTAAGTATCGCAGATATCTTGGCAAAAACACCAAAAGCGGCGATCAAATCAAAAGATATTACCGGGGGTCTTCCAAGAGTTTCTGAACTCTTTGAAGCGAGACGTCCTAAAGATATCGCATTAATTGCACAGATTGATGGTGTAGTAAGTTTCGGTAAGCCATTACGTGGTAAAGAGAGACTGATCATTACTGGTGACAATAATCAGGTCACTGAGCAGTTTGTAGATAAGAATAAAGTAGCACTTGTTCATGCGGGTGAATATGTGCATGCGGGTGAAAAACTGACTGACGGTACGATCTCAAGTCATGATATCCTTGCGGCACTCGGTGAAAAAGCATTGTATGAGTACATTGTATCTGAGGTACAGATGGTTTACCGTAGACAAGGGGTTAATATCTCAGATAAGCACATCGAGATCGTGACATCTCAAATGATGAGACAAGTGAAAGTGGTTGAGAGTGGTGACTCTAAGTTTATCGCTGGAGATATCGTCTCTCGTCGTAAGTTCCAAGAAGAGAATGAAAGAGTGATCGCACTGAGCGGTGAACCTGCTATTGCTGAGCCAATGCTTGTAGGTATTACCCGTTCAGCGGTTGGAGCAGACAGTATTATCTCTGCTGCCTCATTCCAGGATACAACAAAAGTACTGACTTCTGCATCGATCGCAGGAACAGTAGATACGCTTGAAGATCTTAAAGAAAACGTTGTTATCGGACGTCTTATCCCAGTAGGTACTGGTATGATAGATAAAGATAGCATCAAATTCACAGCTGCAGAGTAA
- the rpsG gene encoding 30S ribosomal protein S7, producing the protein MRRRKAPVRPVLPDPVHGSKVLTKFINAVMLDGKKSTAQRVMYAALERIESKSGEKGIDVFNKAMDNVKPVMEVKSRRVGGATYQVPIEVRPARQQSLGIRWIVDAARKRNERTMMERLSNELMDAATEKGSAFKKKEDTYRMAEANKAFAHYRW; encoded by the coding sequence ATGAGAAGAAGAAAAGCTCCCGTTAGACCGGTATTGCCAGATCCAGTACACGGTTCTAAAGTATTAACAAAGTTCATCAATGCAGTAATGCTTGATGGTAAGAAAAGCACAGCGCAAAGAGTTATGTATGCTGCGTTAGAGAGAATTGAATCAAAATCTGGAGAAAAAGGTATTGACGTATTCAACAAAGCAATGGATAACGTGAAACCTGTAATGGAAGTAAAGTCTAGAAGAGTAGGTGGTGCTACGTACCAAGTGCCTATAGAAGTTAGACCTGCAAGACAACAATCACTGGGAATCAGATGGATTGTTGATGCAGCGAGAAAAAGAAATGAAAGAACAATGATGGAGCGTTTAAGTAATGAACTTATGGACGCTGCAACTGAAAAAGGTTCTGCTTTCAAGAAGAAAGAAGATACGTATAGAATGGCTGAAGCGAACAAAGCGTTTGCTCACTACAGATGGTAA